From Methanosarcina lacustris Z-7289, one genomic window encodes:
- a CDS encoding CPBP family intramembrane glutamic endopeptidase, translating into MQKLINSHKRQKKLNLLVIVSVLILALLTISSGAASSSNLEFSHSSEMVPVSEHISAGTLEETGDSGVFLTSNEDLEPPQKISQYVDIAYTIGGIGAAALIFLAYFRMTSGSPGLTKNPLKTLHLPKIWKTTGQEESEEIALEKYEVKKLRFLTAVPVLSIALAELLIFSGRMGAAVWVHICTLIALSLSNIVIKDPEIHKIHQALMLLPVLRLINLSMPIFFDTTLYTFVFIYGPLAIPLAVIIVHQRNSLEQIGITLKHIIPYMFLSVPLGFLLGLGEYLTIRTDYLIPDLTFINLLKLTIIMVFFVGLIEELIFRSVLQTRLSEALSVREALIITSILFGLMHSGYGTYHEMLYTCLVGFIMGALFYKTKSLPFIAVLHGFVNVFLFGILPHLLSR; encoded by the coding sequence GTGCAAAAATTAATTAATTCACATAAAAGACAAAAAAAACTGAATCTTCTAGTTATAGTTTCAGTTCTGATTCTGGCTTTACTGACAATTTCTTCAGGAGCCGCATCAAGTAGCAACCTGGAGTTCTCACATTCTTCAGAGATGGTGCCCGTTTCAGAGCATATAAGTGCCGGGACCCTGGAAGAAACAGGGGATTCGGGAGTTTTTTTAACCTCAAATGAAGACCTTGAACCTCCCCAAAAAATCAGCCAGTATGTAGACATTGCCTATACGATAGGTGGAATAGGGGCAGCAGCCCTGATCTTTCTCGCATATTTCCGCATGACTTCGGGAAGTCCCGGACTTACAAAAAACCCTCTGAAAACCCTTCATTTGCCTAAAATCTGGAAAACAACCGGACAGGAAGAGTCGGAAGAAATTGCTCTGGAAAAATACGAGGTCAAAAAACTCAGGTTCCTTACCGCAGTTCCTGTCTTGAGCATAGCCCTTGCCGAACTCCTTATATTTTCAGGCAGGATGGGGGCAGCTGTCTGGGTACATATATGCACCTTGATTGCTCTTTCCCTCTCCAACATAGTAATAAAAGACCCTGAAATTCACAAAATCCACCAGGCCCTGATGCTGCTCCCGGTACTCAGACTGATAAACCTCTCAATGCCCATCTTTTTTGATACAACCCTTTATACCTTCGTTTTCATTTACGGCCCCCTGGCAATCCCCCTGGCAGTTATAATAGTACACCAGCGGAATTCCCTTGAACAAATAGGGATTACCCTGAAGCACATAATACCCTATATGTTTCTCTCAGTCCCGCTGGGTTTTCTACTTGGGTTAGGAGAATATCTGACCATCCGGACAGACTACCTGATCCCTGACCTCACCTTTATAAACCTGCTTAAGCTTACCATTATAATGGTTTTTTTTGTGGGCCTTATAGAGGAACTGATATTCAGATCGGTTCTTCAGACCAGGCTCTCAGAGGCGCTCAGTGTACGGGAAGCCCTGATAATAACAAGCATTCTGTTCGGGCTAATGCACTCCGGATACGGCACCTACCATGAAATGCTCTATACCTGTTTAGTAGGATTTATCATGGGCGCCCTTTTCTATAAAACAAAAAGTCTACCTTTTATTGCTGTGCTCCACGGTTTTGTCAATGTTTTCCTTTTTGGAATCCTGCCTCACCTGCTAAGCCGTTAA